In a single window of the Agromyces sp. H17E-10 genome:
- a CDS encoding VOC family protein → MTNDDTTPRQVRQLRLVVEADDWEAAVAFYRDVLGLPEEESYEADGGARVMILDVGRATLELSNPAQVEYIDRVETDGVRSPRLRVAFEVADTAAVTDELVDGGAELLASPRETPWRSINSRLAAPAGLQVTIFQEPDAG, encoded by the coding sequence ATGACCAATGACGACACGACTCCGCGCCAGGTACGGCAACTCCGCCTCGTGGTCGAGGCCGACGACTGGGAGGCCGCGGTCGCGTTCTACCGCGACGTGCTCGGCTTGCCCGAGGAGGAGTCGTACGAGGCCGACGGCGGTGCGCGCGTGATGATCCTCGACGTCGGGCGGGCGACGCTCGAGCTGTCGAACCCCGCGCAGGTCGAGTACATCGACCGCGTCGAGACCGACGGCGTGCGCAGCCCGCGCCTGCGGGTCGCGTTCGAGGTCGCCGACACGGCCGCGGTGACCGACGAGCTCGTCGACGGGGGAGCCGAGCTGCTCGCCAGCCCGCGCGAGACCCCATGGCGCTCGATCAACTCGCGGCTGGCTGCGCCGGCCGGCCTGCAGGTGACGATCTTCCAGGAGCCCGACGCGGGTTGA